In Pseudofrankia saprophytica, one genomic interval encodes:
- a CDS encoding ABC transporter substrate-binding protein has translation MSIRARALVAAVALSTLALSACGSRVHDDGSDTGNTGNTGGATQGASANTASDTGVTPDEIKVGVMAAKNSPLGADTFSATTFGAQAYFKALNDAGGVNGRKVTAELCDDKGSGDGNVTCVHDLIDDKKVFAFAGTTSFDYAGAPYVSQKGVPDVGGEPVSGTAYYQYPHLYSIYGGFGYPRDGKAPGYDGKLYAGTENYRWFKEKLGAKTAAVVYFEIGPSKQYADSIAAGLQKEGYKVVKESINLGLQNWDAAVLDMKRQNVDLVFDALTSDANVALCQSIQAQNMPLKAKVTTTQSWTDAAGEAYKFTPTCLNNLYAISQSENYNNVDDPEVKKYRDAIAKYFPDRAGKMSMWMFEGYISAMWLTDAMKSCGADLTRKCVDNYMSTTTYDANGLLIPHNFKVVDTPPATHNGCLNVVRWTNSAPTGKAGWTSQTDDMTKNCFDVPMFSFNAG, from the coding sequence ATGTCCATCCGAGCCCGAGCGCTCGTCGCCGCTGTGGCGCTGTCGACGCTGGCCTTGTCCGCGTGCGGCAGCCGGGTCCACGACGACGGCAGCGACACCGGAAACACCGGGAACACCGGCGGCGCCACGCAGGGGGCGTCCGCCAACACGGCGTCCGACACCGGTGTCACCCCGGACGAGATCAAGGTCGGGGTGATGGCGGCCAAGAACAGCCCCCTCGGCGCGGACACCTTCTCGGCGACCACCTTCGGCGCGCAGGCCTACTTCAAGGCGCTCAACGACGCCGGCGGGGTGAACGGCCGGAAGGTCACCGCCGAGCTCTGCGACGACAAGGGCAGCGGCGACGGCAACGTCACCTGTGTCCACGACCTGATCGATGACAAGAAGGTCTTCGCCTTCGCCGGCACGACGTCGTTCGACTACGCGGGCGCGCCGTACGTCAGCCAGAAGGGCGTCCCCGACGTCGGCGGTGAGCCGGTCTCCGGAACCGCCTACTACCAGTACCCGCACCTGTACTCGATCTACGGTGGCTTCGGCTACCCGCGGGACGGCAAGGCGCCGGGTTACGACGGCAAGCTGTACGCCGGCACCGAGAACTACCGCTGGTTCAAGGAGAAGCTCGGTGCCAAGACGGCGGCGGTCGTGTACTTCGAGATCGGGCCGTCCAAGCAGTACGCGGACTCGATCGCGGCGGGCCTGCAGAAGGAGGGGTACAAGGTCGTCAAGGAGTCGATCAACCTCGGCCTGCAGAACTGGGACGCGGCCGTGCTGGACATGAAGCGCCAGAATGTCGACCTCGTCTTCGACGCGCTGACCTCCGACGCCAACGTCGCGCTGTGCCAGTCGATCCAGGCCCAGAACATGCCGCTGAAGGCGAAGGTCACCACCACCCAGAGCTGGACGGACGCGGCCGGCGAGGCCTACAAGTTCACGCCGACGTGCCTGAACAACCTGTACGCGATCAGCCAGAGCGAGAACTACAACAACGTGGATGACCCGGAGGTCAAGAAGTACCGGGACGCCATCGCGAAGTACTTCCCGGACCGGGCCGGCAAGATGAGCATGTGGATGTTCGAGGGCTACATCTCGGCGATGTGGCTGACGGACGCGATGAAGTCCTGCGGAGCGGACCTGACCCGCAAGTGCGTCGACAACTACATGAGCACGACGACCTATGACGCGAACGGCCTGCTCATCCCGCACAACTTCAAGGTCGTCGACACCCCGCCGGCGACCCACAACGGCTGCCTGAACGTGGTGCGCTGGACCAACAGCGCTCCGACCGGCAAGGCTGGCTGGACGTCTCAGACCGACGACATGACCAAGAACTGCTTCGACGTCCCAATGTTCAGCTTCAACGCCGGCTGA